The proteins below are encoded in one region of Sedimentibacter sp. zth1:
- a CDS encoding ABC transporter permease: MFFNIFKYNFKCLIKDKTTVFWLLIYPILLFTFFNLAFANLLDGESFNTIDIAVVQEENNAQTTNNFITALDDSNMFSYSITTMDKAEELLDNGKITAIVNCKNDIELIVNQSGMNETITKTFMDTFKQMTQTYKTIIISNPSALENNLFDKANISNSYVKNVQINKNTNVMVIFFYAALAMTCLLSSTIGSDAVTRVQANQSMVAARINIAPTHKLKSFMAMILSAMTFHLIIVFIALFYVIQILGVNFGSNIYLVLLLCVVSSFTGITFGAFISAVIVKKEGLKLIINLVMCIFGGFLSGMMDVNIKYIIQTKAPIVAYINPASLITDGFYALYYYDTLDKYFLNIEILLLLGAVFSFLTYLILRRQKYASI; this comes from the coding sequence ATGTTTTTTAACATATTTAAATACAATTTTAAATGTTTGATTAAAGACAAAACAACTGTGTTTTGGCTTCTTATATACCCAATTTTATTGTTCACATTTTTTAATTTAGCATTTGCTAATTTATTAGATGGAGAAAGCTTTAATACTATAGATATAGCGGTAGTACAAGAGGAAAACAATGCCCAAACCACAAATAATTTTATTACTGCTTTAGATGATTCCAATATGTTTAGTTATTCAATAACTACAATGGATAAAGCTGAAGAATTACTTGACAATGGTAAAATCACAGCTATTGTTAATTGTAAAAATGATATTGAGTTAATAGTGAATCAATCTGGTATGAATGAAACAATAACAAAAACTTTTATGGATACATTTAAGCAAATGACACAAACATATAAAACAATAATAATAAGCAATCCAAGTGCATTGGAAAACAACTTATTTGACAAAGCAAATATTAGCAATTCTTATGTTAAAAATGTTCAAATAAATAAAAACACAAATGTTATGGTCATTTTTTTCTATGCTGCTTTGGCAATGACTTGTCTGCTTAGTAGTACTATAGGTAGTGATGCAGTTACAAGAGTTCAAGCTAATCAATCTATGGTTGCAGCAAGAATTAATATAGCTCCTACTCATAAGCTTAAATCATTTATGGCAATGATACTTTCTGCAATGACATTTCATTTAATAATAGTGTTTATCGCATTATTTTACGTTATACAAATACTAGGTGTTAATTTTGGAAGCAATATATATTTAGTACTTTTATTATGTGTGGTAAGTAGTTTCACAGGTATAACATTTGGTGCATTTATTAGTGCGGTTATAGTTAAAAAGGAAGGATTGAAATTAATTATTAACTTAGTTATGTGTATTTTTGGTGGATTTTTATCTGGTATGATGGATGTTAATATTAAATATATAATACAAACAAAAGCACCAATTGTAGCTTATATTAATCCAGCAAGTCTAATAACTGATGGGTTTTATGCTCTTTATTACTATGATACACTAGATAAATATTTTTTAAATATAGAAATATTGTTATTATTAGGAGCTGTTTTTAGCTTCCTGACATATTTAATTTTAAGGAGGCAAAAATATGCAAGTATTTAA
- a CDS encoding sensor domain-containing diguanylate cyclase, with protein sequence MNRYSIYAQDLNNLIENQNNISFFCNIIKGNIRNNVQYCNEIIDYISNFCIENNLEDARGYMLYYSTSVFFQIADFTKALELCNEAKVIFEKNDNKEGLALSYNGLSIIYSVKGYEELSNEYSLKGISIAKQIDNKEILYKILMNVASYNVRKNDIDNAIEILNYVELNFDKTEKYLDIIMQNITFAQIKIEQGKIEEAKKYLNEAIILDTNKGISRITSELYKLLAICSYKNNKKDAEKYFLYSLNLANKNDDIYEKCEILLEFGKYKFKQLDNEGAINDLKKSLDIAMKYEFIKIVKKTSNMLYKYYKKIEDYESSLEYLEIYIKGNKKQSILSSNEISNKSNQFLSIDKKISNILYRNAEILFTIGQEIISKKEINNIISTLDMNISRIVDKDYLVISFYDEESNKIKIASIISNNIVVKDEVMIEDKNSFSAYCIKNKKCILINDFQAEYKKYVKKIRIMNTNPTTKAESSIYIPLIVNYKAIGTMSVQSVKKHQYSTDDLAVLKIIANYVAIACKNAIEFKKMEQIAVYDSLTGFLTRREILKEGNNIKYNYDKTKDSFCILMFDIDNFKSVNNTYGHVAGDQVLRMLTQTISSYIRESDYIGRYGGDEFLLLCPNATKENIIMTAERIRKVVENTDYLIDDRKVVKITLSIGLYEFNKASETFIDGVEHADKVLYSIKNTTKNAVVCC encoded by the coding sequence ATGAATAGATATTCAATATATGCGCAGGATTTAAATAATTTAATAGAAAATCAAAATAACATATCATTCTTCTGTAACATAATAAAAGGCAATATTAGAAATAATGTTCAATATTGCAATGAAATTATTGATTATATAAGTAATTTTTGTATTGAAAATAATTTGGAAGATGCTAGAGGATATATGTTATATTATAGCACAAGTGTGTTTTTTCAAATAGCTGATTTTACTAAGGCATTAGAATTATGCAATGAAGCTAAGGTTATATTTGAAAAAAATGACAATAAGGAAGGCTTGGCACTTAGTTATAATGGATTGTCTATAATTTACAGTGTAAAGGGTTACGAGGAACTTTCAAATGAGTATAGTTTAAAAGGAATATCGATAGCAAAACAAATAGATAATAAAGAAATATTATATAAAATACTAATGAATGTTGCAAGTTATAATGTTAGAAAAAATGATATAGATAATGCAATTGAAATTTTGAATTATGTAGAATTAAATTTTGATAAAACAGAAAAATATTTAGATATAATTATGCAAAACATTACTTTTGCACAAATCAAAATAGAACAAGGCAAAATTGAAGAAGCAAAAAAATATTTAAATGAGGCTATAATTTTAGATACTAATAAAGGCATAAGTAGAATAACATCAGAACTATATAAATTATTAGCTATATGTAGTTATAAAAATAATAAAAAAGATGCTGAAAAATATTTTTTATATTCTTTAAATTTAGCAAATAAAAATGATGATATATATGAAAAATGTGAAATACTTCTTGAATTTGGTAAATATAAATTTAAACAATTAGACAACGAAGGTGCAATAAATGACTTAAAAAAGTCTTTGGATATTGCAATGAAATATGAATTTATAAAAATAGTTAAAAAAACTAGTAATATGTTATATAAATATTATAAAAAAATAGAGGATTATGAAAGTTCTTTAGAATATTTGGAAATTTATATAAAAGGAAACAAAAAACAAAGCATATTATCTTCAAATGAAATATCAAATAAGAGTAATCAATTTTTGTCAATAGATAAAAAAATATCTAACATTTTATATAGAAATGCAGAAATTTTATTTACAATAGGACAAGAAATTATATCTAAAAAGGAAATAAATAATATTATTTCAACATTGGATATGAATATTAGTCGTATTGTAGACAAGGACTATTTAGTAATTTCATTTTATGATGAAGAGTCTAATAAAATTAAAATTGCAAGTATAATATCAAATAACATAGTAGTAAAAGATGAAGTTATGATAGAAGATAAAAACTCATTTTCAGCTTATTGTATAAAAAATAAAAAATGTATACTTATAAATGATTTCCAAGCTGAGTATAAAAAATATGTTAAAAAAATTAGAATAATGAATACAAATCCAACAACAAAGGCTGAATCGAGTATTTATATACCACTAATAGTAAATTATAAGGCTATAGGTACAATGTCTGTACAAAGTGTGAAAAAACATCAATATAGTACAGATGATTTAGCCGTATTAAAAATCATTGCAAACTATGTTGCAATAGCATGTAAAAATGCAATAGAGTTTAAAAAAATGGAACAAATAGCTGTATATGATAGTTTAACAGGGTTTTTAACAAGAAGAGAAATTTTAAAAGAAGGAAATAATATAAAATACAATTATGACAAAACAAAAGATAGTTTTTGTATTTTAATGTTTGATATAGATAATTTTAAATCAGTTAATAATACATATGGGCATGTTGCAGGTGACCAGGTATTAAGGATGCTTACACAAACAATTAGTAGTTATATAAGAGAAAGTGATTATATAGGAAGATATGGCGGAGATGAGTTTTTGCTATTATGTCCTAATGCAACAAAAGAAAATATTATAATGACGGCTGAAAGAATAAGAAAAGTAGTAGAGAATACGGATTATTTGATAGACGATAGGAAAGTGGTAAAAATAACATTAAGTATTGGACTTTACGAATTTAACAAAGCTTCAGAAACATTCATAGACGGTGTAGAGCACGCGGATAAGGTTTTATATAGTATAAAAAACACTACAAAAAATGCAGTTGTTTGCTGTTAA
- a CDS encoding nucleoside recognition domain-containing protein, with protein MINYIWFILIFLGILTSILTGNVEAVTDATIESAKLAVHLSIGLIGVMCLWLGIMKIAEKSGLVEKLSILLMPLMKKLFPDIPENHPAMGAMVMNISANILGIGDAATPLGLKAMQDLQTLNKTKDTATDSMCTFLAINTSSVTLIPATVIAYRSAAGSINPTQIVGPTIISTMIATITAIIAVKMLSKLPIYHITKPDIIRRKL; from the coding sequence ATGATTAATTATATATGGTTTATACTTATTTTTTTAGGAATTTTAACTAGTATATTAACAGGTAATGTTGAGGCAGTTACTGATGCTACAATTGAAAGCGCAAAATTAGCAGTACATCTATCTATAGGACTAATTGGAGTAATGTGTTTATGGCTAGGTATAATGAAAATAGCAGAGAAATCAGGGTTAGTTGAAAAACTTAGCATATTGCTTATGCCATTGATGAAAAAGTTATTTCCAGACATACCAGAAAACCATCCAGCAATGGGAGCAATGGTTATGAATATTTCGGCAAATATATTAGGCATAGGTGATGCGGCTACTCCGCTTGGATTAAAGGCAATGCAAGATTTACAAACTTTAAATAAAACGAAGGATACAGCAACTGATTCTATGTGCACATTTCTTGCTATAAATACATCTTCTGTAACTCTAATACCAGCAACGGTTATAGCTTATCGTTCGGCTGCAGGGTCAATAAACCCGACACAAATTGTAGGCCCAACAATTATATCTACTATGATTGCGACGATTACTGCAATCATTGCTGTAAAAATGTTAAGTAAGCTTCCAATATATCATATTACAAAACCAGATATTATAAGGAGAAAACTATAA
- a CDS encoding response regulator transcription factor — MKIVIVDDDILVSTSLKTIIESNSNISVLGVGNSGLEAIKLYKIYKPDILLMDIQMNGMTGIEAAAEIINFDCNAKILFLTTFSDDEYIINALKIGAKGYILKQHFESIIPSLSAIYNGQNVFGNEIVSKLPNMLDKSNKKSYTEFGLCEKENDIINLVAKGLSNKEISKELFLSEGTVRNYISTILDKLTLRDRTQLAIFYYNNLLN, encoded by the coding sequence ATGAAAATAGTAATTGTCGATGATGATATACTTGTATCTACATCACTAAAAACAATCATAGAATCTAACAGTAATATATCTGTTCTTGGTGTTGGAAATAGCGGATTAGAAGCAATTAAATTATATAAAATATATAAACCTGATATTCTTTTAATGGATATACAAATGAACGGTATGACCGGTATTGAAGCAGCCGCTGAAATAATAAATTTTGATTGTAATGCAAAAATCTTATTCCTTACTACCTTTTCAGATGATGAGTATATAATTAACGCTTTGAAAATAGGAGCTAAAGGTTATATCCTTAAACAACATTTTGAGAGTATTATTCCTTCTCTTTCTGCTATTTATAATGGTCAAAATGTTTTTGGAAATGAAATTGTCTCTAAATTACCAAATATGCTAGATAAAAGTAATAAAAAAAGTTATACTGAATTTGGATTGTGTGAAAAAGAAAATGATATTATTAACCTTGTTGCAAAAGGATTGTCTAATAAAGAAATCTCAAAAGAACTTTTTTTAAGTGAAGGCACAGTAAGAAATTATATTAGCACTATTTTAGATAAATTAACGCTAAGAGATAGAACCCAATTAGCTATATTTTATTACAATAACTTATTAAATTAA
- a CDS encoding polysaccharide deacetylase family protein has protein sequence MKIKRQFTYKSFVNLVLIFVIIALYFNFSLYQTAEVRTNSAIKLPIVMYHHFLKDSKAWGKYVISPDEFEMDLVYIKKKGYTTVDMQDLINYVYNDIPLPEKPIMLTFDDGYLSQVEYILPILKKYNCKAIISIVGIYTDTFTESKDTCLSYAYLSWGRIKDLVKSDYIEIQNHSYDLHKIGKRKGVGKKFGETYEKYKQALNNDILYMQNLIEKNVGYRPTTFTYPFGEMSDESETILKDIGFLATLSCAEGVNYITKNKEDLYKLKRCNRPYKINREKFFDRFD, from the coding sequence TTGAAGATTAAAAGACAGTTTACATATAAGAGCTTTGTAAATTTAGTTTTAATATTTGTAATTATAGCACTATATTTTAATTTTTCATTATATCAAACTGCTGAAGTTAGAACAAATTCAGCAATAAAGCTTCCTATTGTTATGTATCATCACTTTTTAAAAGATTCAAAAGCTTGGGGAAAATATGTTATTTCTCCAGACGAATTTGAAATGGATTTAGTATATATAAAAAAAAAGGGTTATACAACTGTTGATATGCAAGATTTAATAAATTATGTTTATAACGACATACCATTACCTGAAAAGCCAATAATGTTAACATTTGATGATGGATATTTAAGTCAAGTAGAATATATATTACCAATATTAAAAAAATATAATTGTAAAGCTATAATTTCAATTGTTGGAATATATACAGATACATTTACAGAAAGTAAGGACACTTGTTTGTCATATGCATATCTTAGTTGGGGAAGGATAAAAGATTTAGTAAAATCAGATTATATAGAAATACAAAATCACTCATACGATTTGCACAAGATAGGAAAAAGAAAAGGTGTTGGAAAAAAATTTGGGGAAACATATGAAAAATACAAACAGGCACTCAATAATGATATACTATACATGCAAAATTTAATAGAAAAAAATGTAGGATACAGACCAACAACATTTACATATCCATTTGGCGAAATGAGTGATGAATCAGAAACAATACTAAAAGATATAGGGTTTTTAGCAACATTGAGTTGTGCAGAGGGTGTAAATTATATAACAAAAAATAAAGAGGATTTATATAAACTAAAAAGGTGTAATAGACCATATAAAATCAATAGAGAAAAGTTTTTCGATAGGTTTGACTAA
- a CDS encoding spore maturation protein, with the protein MFNLLSNISKFSIPIVILFITSYGIFKKVKLYEAFTEGAKDGIKTAIRVVPHLTGMLVAIGIFRASGAMDYLCIMMSPLTNLINMPAEVLPMALMRPLSGGGAMGIMNSLFQKYGPDSLIGNITSIMAGSTDTTFYILAVYFGSINIKNSRHALPSGLLADAGGILAATFIANLLFS; encoded by the coding sequence ATGTTTAATTTATTAAGTAATATTTCAAAATTTTCTATACCCATAGTAATTTTATTTATTACTTCTTATGGAATATTTAAAAAGGTTAAATTATATGAAGCTTTTACAGAAGGGGCTAAAGATGGAATAAAAACTGCTATTAGAGTAGTTCCACATTTAACAGGAATGTTGGTTGCTATAGGAATATTTAGAGCTTCAGGAGCAATGGATTATTTATGCATTATGATGTCGCCATTGACAAATCTAATCAACATGCCTGCAGAGGTTTTGCCCATGGCTCTTATGAGACCATTGTCCGGTGGTGGAGCAATGGGCATTATGAACAGCTTATTTCAAAAGTATGGACCAGACTCATTAATAGGCAATATTACTTCTATTATGGCGGGTTCAACAGATACAACATTTTATATATTAGCTGTTTATTTTGGTTCTATAAATATAAAAAATAGTAGGCATGCTCTTCCATCAGGTTTATTAGCTGATGCTGGGGGAATATTAGCTGCAACTTTTATAGCTAACTTACTATTTAGTTAA
- a CDS encoding ABC transporter ATP-binding protein, whose translation MPIVEIENLVKRYKEVTALDHLSLNIDEGEIFGLLGPNGSGKTTVINCILSLLQYDKGNIKVFGKEMTPSSYDIKKDIGVVMQNVAVYNELTVYENIDYFCSLYVKDKNNRKQLVEEAIDFVELGEFRKFVPKKLSGGLLRRLNIACGIAHKPKLIILDEPTVAVDPQSRNNILEGIKRLNKDGATVIYTSHYMEEVEQICSKIAILDNGKVIASGTKEDLKSIISLGEKVIVEAYDLKQEQLQQIKLLPYILNIEYEHNTLTVCTKSGKSNLSNVIDIINQNNIAYGKIYSELPTLNDVFLEITGKQLRD comes from the coding sequence ATGCCTATAGTAGAAATAGAAAATTTAGTTAAAAGATATAAAGAAGTAACAGCACTAGATCACTTAAGTTTAAATATAGATGAAGGCGAGATATTTGGATTACTTGGTCCAAATGGCTCAGGAAAAACAACAGTTATAAATTGTATACTTTCATTATTGCAATACGATAAAGGCAATATTAAGGTATTTGGCAAGGAAATGACGCCGTCTTCGTATGATATAAAAAAAGATATTGGAGTTGTAATGCAAAATGTTGCTGTATACAATGAACTAACAGTATATGAGAATATTGATTATTTTTGTAGTTTATATGTAAAAGATAAAAACAATAGAAAGCAGTTAGTAGAAGAAGCAATTGATTTTGTAGAGTTAGGAGAATTCAGAAAATTCGTTCCTAAAAAATTAAGTGGTGGATTGTTAAGAAGATTAAATATAGCATGTGGTATAGCACATAAACCTAAGCTAATTATTTTAGACGAGCCTACAGTCGCAGTAGATCCACAAAGTAGGAACAACATACTTGAGGGCATAAAAAGATTAAATAAAGATGGAGCAACAGTCATATACACTTCACATTATATGGAGGAAGTAGAGCAAATATGTTCAAAAATTGCTATACTAGATAATGGAAAGGTAATAGCTAGTGGAACAAAGGAAGATTTAAAGTCAATAATATCACTTGGTGAAAAAGTAATTGTTGAAGCTTATGATTTAAAACAAGAACAATTACAACAAATAAAATTATTACCATATATATTAAATATAGAATACGAGCATAATACTTTAACTGTTTGTACAAAAAGCGGAAAAAGTAATTTGTCAAATGTTATTGATATTATAAATCAAAATAATATTGCGTATGGTAAAATATATTCAGAATTACCTACATTAAATGATGTTTTCCTTGAAATAACAGGCAAACAGTTAAGGGATTAG
- a CDS encoding GNAT family N-acetyltransferase — MIKLEHIEKEDLKKIVEWNKNKSDDYLLQWAGPIYTSPLTLEQVNDYYFNTIKKEGFNINVFKIQLVDKNGFIGTIELREIDKSNKVGKVCRFLIGEDNCRGKGIGTQVLKEVLRIGFEDLEFKKITLGVFDFNHGAIKCYENVGFIKEKFLENARKASEGYWNLYEMSISKINWKKIK, encoded by the coding sequence ATGATAAAACTTGAACATATAGAAAAAGAAGATTTGAAAAAAATTGTAGAATGGAACAAAAATAAATCTGATGATTATTTATTACAATGGGCTGGACCTATCTATACTTCTCCTTTAACACTTGAACAGGTTAATGATTATTATTTTAACACTATTAAAAAAGAAGGTTTCAATATAAATGTTTTCAAAATACAGTTAGTTGATAAAAATGGATTTATTGGAACTATTGAACTTCGTGAAATAGATAAAAGTAATAAAGTAGGTAAGGTGTGTAGATTTTTAATTGGAGAAGATAATTGTAGAGGCAAAGGTATTGGAACTCAGGTATTAAAAGAAGTATTAAGAATTGGATTTGAAGATTTAGAATTTAAAAAAATAACACTTGGAGTATTTGATTTTAATCATGGTGCAATTAAATGTTATGAAAATGTAGGATTTATAAAAGAAAAATTTTTAGAGAATGCAAGAAAGGCATCAGAAGGTTATTGGAATTTATATGAAATGTCTATTTCAAAAATTAACTGGAAAAAAATTAAGTAA
- a CDS encoding sensor histidine kinase, which produces MTNLFNRLLVMFILVILVLNNKATDAAILYINIAIAISLIEEYYNNNKFSNIVTIAYISLCIKFPNFIYFLPLMLYDVLFTKFYYLAFFGIVPIIIHYELFTFNTLIIIFITVPITILMKYKSNQYVRNKTLYLTQRDTLVELNISLKSKLNELKDRQDEEVNLATLNERNRIAREIHDNVGHLLTSSILQIGAIMLTTKDESTKNNLEIVKNTLDTGMTSIRNSVHGLRDTSINLYMQLKEIVDSFNYCSINFNYEIRSIICIKAKYAIISIVKEALNNVIKHSNATQVTINLYEHPKILQVIIFDNGSINTNITYTTGMGIEGIKQRVLSLNGIINISTTNGFKIFISFNKEDLNENSNCR; this is translated from the coding sequence TTGACAAATCTTTTTAACAGATTATTAGTTATGTTTATATTAGTTATACTTGTTTTAAATAATAAAGCAACAGATGCTGCCATATTATATATAAATATAGCTATTGCAATAAGCCTAATAGAAGAATACTATAATAATAATAAATTTAGTAATATTGTTACAATTGCATATATTTCACTATGTATTAAGTTTCCTAATTTTATATATTTTTTGCCACTTATGCTTTATGACGTGCTTTTTACAAAGTTTTATTATTTAGCTTTCTTTGGCATAGTCCCTATTATAATACACTATGAACTCTTTACATTTAACACATTAATTATTATTTTTATTACTGTACCAATTACAATATTAATGAAATACAAATCTAATCAATATGTTAGAAATAAAACTTTATATTTAACACAACGTGATACACTTGTTGAACTTAACATTAGTTTAAAATCAAAATTAAATGAATTAAAAGATAGACAAGATGAAGAGGTTAATTTAGCAACTCTAAATGAAAGAAATAGAATTGCAAGAGAAATACATGACAATGTTGGTCACTTGCTAACAAGCTCTATATTACAGATTGGAGCTATTATGTTAACCACTAAGGATGAATCAACAAAAAATAATTTAGAAATCGTGAAAAACACACTTGATACCGGCATGACGTCGATAAGAAATAGTGTCCACGGTTTAAGAGATACTTCAATAAATTTATATATGCAACTTAAAGAAATAGTTGATAGCTTTAATTACTGTAGTATTAATTTCAATTATGAGATTAGATCTATCATATGTATAAAAGCTAAGTATGCAATTATATCAATTGTAAAAGAAGCATTAAACAATGTCATAAAACACTCCAATGCCACACAAGTTACAATAAATTTATATGAACATCCTAAGATTTTACAGGTAATTATATTTGATAATGGATCTATCAACACAAATATAACATATACTACAGGAATGGGTATTGAAGGTATCAAACAACGAGTTTTATCTTTAAATGGAATTATAAATATTTCTACTACTAACGGTTTTAAAATTTTTATTTCTTTTAATAAGGAGGATTTAAATGAAAATAGTAATTGTCGATGA
- a CDS encoding ABC transporter permease, with amino-acid sequence MQVFKAYFKILFKELIIPISIYIVIFAAISLMATHSNQGIEDGNFNSKKCKVTIIDNDNSYLSKQLAEFISDNSILVEIDNSDTSNIKDMLFYRKVVYVCTIPKNFEQNLLNNQKSNIETMKLPDSTSGILLDTLVNKYLNNVNLYLNNTDLNLEEAIEKTKSTMKISTNVSLKNKEKKDLPQYIYYYNYYAFIIISLLILIISQLSVVFNDIEIKRRNYCSPLSITNYTSQLLISHVVITICVYIVFFMFAVFLYKDSIFTTAGQFVILNSIIFTVVSLCLSFMISNFATKNSVSAISNTLGLGCSFLGGVFVPQSMLSDTVLKIASFNPTYWYVKANNTLSSLSNFNAETLKPVYMSLFIQICFAVVFLAISLVIIKQKRTSEN; translated from the coding sequence ATGCAAGTATTTAAAGCATACTTCAAAATATTATTTAAAGAGTTAATTATACCTATATCTATATATATTGTAATATTTGCAGCTATATCACTTATGGCTACACATTCAAATCAAGGTATAGAAGATGGCAATTTTAATTCAAAAAAATGTAAAGTTACAATAATAGACAATGATAATTCATATTTATCAAAACAACTAGCTGAATTTATATCTGATAATTCTATATTAGTAGAAATAGACAATTCAGATACTAGTAATATAAAAGATATGCTTTTTTATAGAAAAGTCGTATATGTTTGTACAATTCCAAAAAATTTCGAACAAAATTTATTGAACAATCAAAAATCAAATATAGAGACTATGAAATTGCCTGATTCAACTTCAGGGATACTTTTAGATACATTAGTAAATAAATATCTAAACAATGTTAATTTATATCTAAATAATACGGACCTTAATTTGGAAGAAGCTATAGAAAAAACAAAAAGTACAATGAAAATAAGTACAAATGTAAGTTTAAAGAATAAAGAAAAAAAAGATTTACCACAATATATATATTATTATAATTATTACGCATTTATTATTATAAGTTTATTGATATTAATCATTTCTCAATTATCAGTAGTATTTAATGATATTGAAATAAAAAGAAGAAATTATTGTTCTCCATTATCAATAACAAATTATACCTCACAATTGTTAATATCTCATGTAGTAATTACTATATGTGTATATATTGTATTTTTTATGTTTGCTGTATTCTTATATAAAGATAGTATATTTACTACAGCAGGTCAATTTGTTATATTAAATTCAATTATATTTACAGTAGTCAGTTTGTGTTTAAGTTTTATGATATCAAACTTTGCAACCAAAAACAGTGTATCAGCCATAAGCAATACTTTAGGTTTAGGATGTTCATTCTTAGGAGGAGTATTTGTGCCACAAAGTATGTTATCGGATACTGTTTTGAAAATAGCATCATTTAATCCAACGTATTGGTACGTTAAAGCAAATAATACATTAAGTAGTCTTTCAAATTTTAATGCTGAAACATTAAAACCAGTATATATGTCATTATTCATACAAATTTGCTTTGCAGTAGTATTTCTAGCAATATCTTTAGTAATTATCAAGCAAAAAAGAACATCTGAAAATTAA